The Halopelagius longus genome has a segment encoding these proteins:
- a CDS encoding universal stress protein — MDAKPSDDLSSDPLTEGNRSSPSTRGSVKPRHDGGSDEEGPILVPIRNDESTTQAFTYAVALADATGRELVFLDPVPVTTQPLDDSERKSCLAEERAARARSVSDGAVSATGIVRTGNTVASAVERAVTSVGARTVVVEESPADGVLSGLRPSTGERIAAGVDVDVVRPNGRGTLDDVRSILVPVAGGPHSGLAVDAARALAAATGAWIDLLYVTAADAAEADRDAGQAVLSEASSRLSSFDRVDTWSLEAEPKADVADVLVQQAGYYDAVVMGAPTKGRLRRFVSGSTTESVAESAEVPVVVVSDSTGRSWDERTVASDAEDD; from the coding sequence ATGGACGCAAAACCGAGCGACGACCTGTCGTCGGACCCCCTGACGGAAGGGAATCGCTCGTCCCCCTCGACGCGAGGGTCGGTGAAACCGCGACACGACGGGGGGAGCGACGAGGAAGGACCGATTCTCGTACCGATACGGAACGACGAATCGACGACGCAGGCGTTCACGTACGCGGTCGCACTCGCGGACGCGACGGGACGGGAACTCGTGTTTCTCGACCCCGTCCCCGTCACTACCCAACCGCTCGACGACTCGGAGCGGAAGTCGTGTCTGGCGGAGGAACGCGCCGCGCGGGCGCGGAGCGTCTCCGACGGGGCGGTCTCAGCGACCGGAATCGTCAGGACGGGGAACACCGTCGCCTCCGCAGTCGAACGCGCGGTGACGAGCGTGGGAGCGAGAACCGTCGTCGTGGAGGAATCGCCGGCCGACGGGGTGTTGTCCGGGCTTCGACCCTCGACTGGCGAGCGAATCGCGGCCGGCGTGGACGTGGACGTGGTGCGGCCGAACGGTCGGGGGACCCTCGACGACGTTCGATCGATTCTCGTCCCCGTCGCCGGCGGCCCCCACTCCGGCCTCGCGGTGGACGCCGCGAGAGCGTTGGCCGCCGCGACCGGCGCGTGGATAGACCTACTGTACGTCACCGCGGCCGACGCGGCGGAGGCGGACCGCGACGCCGGGCAGGCCGTCCTCTCGGAGGCGAGTTCGAGGCTCTCCTCGTTCGACCGGGTGGATACGTGGTCGCTGGAGGCGGAACCGAAGGCGGACGTGGCCGACGTTCTCGTCCAACAGGCGGGGTACTACGACGCCGTGGTCATGGGCGCGCCGACGAAGGGACGGCTACGTCGGTTCGTCTCCGGGTCAACCACCGAATCCGTCGCCGAGAGCGCAGAGGTTCCGGTGGTCGTCGTCTCCGACAGTACCGGTCGCTCGTGGGACGAGCGAACCGTCGCTTCGGACGCCGAAGACGACTGA